From the genome of Bacteroides sp. MSB163, one region includes:
- a CDS encoding PQQ-binding-like beta-propeller repeat protein, with protein sequence MKRRLLIMFLLGCLLPFAVQAQHGTFRFAQITDIHFSPNNPNPTEDLLRSVAQINATDSIDFVLVTGDITEEGDRATMLKVKETLDLLKAKYYMVLGNHETKWSDSGCTAFGEIFGGERFEFEHKGILFLGFNSGPLMRMAYGHVVPQDIRWMTEEMDKFGKDKPVILVTHYPLLDGDVDNWYEVTDAVRPYNIRLFIGGHYHRNRDLRYDGIPGILMRSNLRDKDGKPGYGIYDITKDSILVYTQRIGEPKKQWAAFSLIQPYYDRNGKAEKYPDFSVNTEYPNVKEQWVVQTGAGIYCSPTVEKDKVFVGDDMGYLTCYALKNGKKLWNFQSGKRIVGTPAAADGIVVFGSADRNIYGLNSKDGKLLWTVKAKDPVLGAVTIENGIAYIGASDSTFRAIDIHTGKVVWAYTGVKGYIETKPLVTADKVIFGAWDNTLYALNKADGKELWKWTGGLTRMHFSPAAVWPVAAEGKVFITDPQRAMTAINIENGETVWRTFQSMVRETIGLSEDGTRVFSKTMNDSIVCYATQGDQPRELWASNVGFGYEHAPSMQVEKGSVMFGSTKEGLIFALEAQTGKVLWKHKIGNSLISTVVPLNGRQVLFTATSGEVGLLAIDN encoded by the coding sequence ATGAAGCGAAGACTTTTAATAATGTTCCTGTTGGGGTGCCTGCTACCGTTTGCGGTACAGGCACAACATGGCACATTCCGTTTTGCGCAAATTACGGACATCCATTTCAGCCCCAACAACCCCAACCCGACGGAAGACTTACTACGTTCCGTCGCGCAAATAAATGCGACAGACAGTATCGACTTTGTTTTGGTTACAGGCGACATCACCGAAGAGGGAGACCGTGCCACCATGCTGAAAGTAAAAGAGACATTGGATTTACTGAAAGCGAAGTATTACATGGTCCTCGGCAACCATGAAACCAAATGGAGCGACTCCGGTTGTACTGCCTTCGGTGAGATTTTCGGCGGCGAACGCTTTGAATTCGAGCATAAAGGCATCCTGTTTCTGGGTTTCAACTCCGGACCGTTGATGCGTATGGCTTACGGACATGTCGTTCCGCAGGACATCCGCTGGATGACGGAAGAAATGGATAAGTTTGGAAAAGACAAACCGGTTATACTCGTCACACACTATCCGTTACTGGACGGAGATGTTGATAACTGGTATGAAGTAACAGATGCAGTGCGCCCCTATAACATTCGTTTGTTCATCGGCGGGCACTATCACCGTAACCGGGATTTGCGTTATGATGGCATTCCGGGTATTTTGATGCGCAGCAACCTGCGTGATAAAGATGGAAAACCGGGATATGGCATCTATGATATAACGAAAGATTCGATCCTCGTCTACACTCAACGCATTGGCGAACCGAAAAAGCAATGGGCTGCTTTCTCGCTGATTCAGCCCTATTATGATCGTAATGGAAAAGCAGAGAAATACCCCGACTTTTCAGTCAACACAGAATACCCGAATGTGAAAGAACAGTGGGTAGTGCAAACCGGTGCAGGCATCTATTGTTCGCCTACAGTAGAAAAAGACAAGGTGTTCGTCGGAGACGATATGGGGTACCTTACTTGCTATGCCTTGAAGAATGGAAAGAAACTGTGGAATTTCCAGTCCGGTAAGCGCATTGTAGGCACTCCGGCTGCGGCAGATGGTATAGTAGTATTCGGTTCTGCCGACCGTAACATCTACGGTCTGAACAGTAAAGACGGAAAACTGCTATGGACTGTAAAAGCAAAAGACCCGGTACTGGGTGCGGTAACCATTGAAAATGGAATTGCCTACATTGGTGCCAGCGATTCTACTTTCCGTGCTATTGATATCCATACAGGCAAAGTCGTCTGGGCATATACCGGTGTGAAAGGATACATTGAAACCAAGCCACTGGTAACAGCCGACAAAGTGATCTTCGGTGCCTGGGACAATACCCTCTATGCATTGAATAAGGCAGACGGCAAGGAATTATGGAAGTGGACAGGCGGTTTAACGCGCATGCACTTCTCACCCGCAGCCGTATGGCCGGTAGCCGCAGAAGGCAAAGTATTTATCACTGACCCGCAACGGGCCATGACGGCTATCAATATAGAAAACGGAGAAACAGTGTGGCGCACTTTCCAGTCTATGGTACGTGAAACGATTGGCCTGTCGGAAGATGGAACGCGTGTATTCAGCAAGACCATGAACGACAGTATTGTCTGCTATGCCACACAAGGAGATCAACCCCGCGAATTATGGGCAAGCAACGTCGGCTTCGGATACGAACATGCACCCTCCATGCAAGTGGAAAAGGGAAGCGTAATGTTCGGCAGTACCAAGGAAGGACTGATCTTTGCTTTGGAAGCCCAAACCGGTAAAGTCTTGTGGAAACATAAGATAGGTAACTCGCTGATCAGTACCGTAGTGCCGCTGAACGGGCGACAGGTATTGTTCACAGCTACCAGTGGCGAAGTGGGACTTTTGGCAATTGACAATTGA
- a CDS encoding family 10 glycosylhydrolase: MKFTYLCAAFACIFSLAVQPLSAGKKKKVQNQEQKVALGVWDDVDKSATVESLILWMKPLDEAGIKNYYMCGSPEEVARYIEAAKSYQGAKVHAWMFTVNAPGDSAALAHPEWFDVNRIGYNSHEYDPYVKHYKWLSPSVSEARQYMKDKAASYAALEGLASVHLDFIRYNDAVLGRRLQKYKFKIQQDTYRAEYDFGYHPVAIEKFKKQFGYSPLDLQAPWMSPEWLQFRLNEVTSLVNEIVEATHSEGKLVSAAVFPYPTRARMTVYQDWPTWKIDIVCPMNYQSFYSESLEWIPFSIENGLRETFHKNKYVSGLFVPDITAEELYTAAKLSIEAGADGVNFFNARSLLKDGKLQVVSRINQEYNL, translated from the coding sequence ATGAAATTTACTTATTTATGTGCAGCATTTGCGTGCATTTTCAGTTTGGCTGTTCAGCCGTTATCAGCCGGTAAAAAAAAGAAAGTTCAAAACCAAGAACAAAAGGTTGCTTTGGGAGTTTGGGACGATGTGGATAAAAGTGCCACGGTGGAGTCTCTGATTCTCTGGATGAAGCCTCTCGATGAGGCCGGTATTAAGAATTATTATATGTGTGGCTCACCGGAAGAAGTGGCGCGTTATATTGAGGCTGCCAAGTCCTATCAGGGTGCAAAAGTGCATGCGTGGATGTTTACTGTGAATGCTCCCGGGGATTCTGCGGCGTTGGCGCATCCCGAATGGTTTGATGTAAACCGGATAGGTTATAACAGTCATGAATATGACCCTTATGTAAAGCATTATAAATGGCTGAGTCCTTCTGTGTCTGAGGCCCGACAGTATATGAAAGATAAGGCGGCTTCTTATGCGGCTTTGGAAGGACTGGCTTCTGTGCATCTGGATTTTATTCGTTATAATGATGCTGTACTGGGACGACGTCTACAAAAATACAAGTTTAAGATTCAGCAAGATACTTATCGTGCCGAGTATGATTTTGGCTATCATCCGGTGGCAATAGAAAAGTTTAAGAAACAGTTCGGTTATTCTCCGTTGGATTTGCAGGCTCCGTGGATGAGTCCGGAATGGTTGCAGTTCCGTTTGAATGAGGTCACTTCTTTGGTGAATGAGATTGTAGAAGCGACCCATTCTGAAGGTAAATTGGTTTCGGCGGCTGTTTTTCCTTATCCCACCCGTGCCCGCATGACAGTTTATCAGGACTGGCCTACCTGGAAAATAGATATTGTATGCCCGATGAATTATCAGTCGTTTTATTCGGAAAGCCTTGAATGGATACCGTTTAGTATAGAAAACGGTTTGCGCGAAACTTTCCATAAGAATAAGTATGTATCCGGTTTATTTGTTCCCGATATTACGGCTGAAGAGCTATATACGGCTGCAAAACTATCTATCGAAGCAGGAGCAGACGGCGTGAATTTCTTTAATGCACGTTCTTTGCTGAAGGATGGAAAGTTGCAAGTGGTCAGCAGGATTAATCAGGAATATAACTTGTAA
- a CDS encoding xanthan lyase encodes MNVRLHFLFTLLTASLIPQTGGAQELPTDVRQEIGKFLDATARKEVSVGRIRIDSVAIEENTLQLFANMNCAYIPFREDNVTEIYQGVQALLPAEFSKYNLQIRTNKRSIEELIPQALRSKKDKKAKTFNPAGTKPLVTALSTPYTPTNGLKNRHIALWQSHGFYYEPKLTRWEWQRARIFQTVEDLYTQSYVLPFLVPMLENAGANVLMPRERDSQMAEVVVDNDGCLHSRSVYTEKIGDKNWMQGTGEGFAHLRDQYINFENPFREGTFRTVETVKGKKEKESTAEWIPELPSTGQYAVYVSYKSLPNSTDDALYTVYHKGGVSQFKVNQQMGGGTWIYLGTFGFDAGKSDAGKVVLSNRSEKAGRIVTADAVKIGGGMGNMARRISDAGATENIKSSQATGATSYELQATSAMQHDGAANSSLVARSSSLYEISGYPRFCEAARYWLQWAGIPDSVYSDSQGKNDYTDDYKCRGIWVNYLAGGSTVNPTEQGLNIPVDMAFAFHSDAGTTLNDSIIGTLGIYYTNVYNEEYANGASRYLAHDMTDLIQSNIVRDIRSLYEPDWTRRGMWNQSYYEARVPRVPTMLLELLSHQNFADMRYGLDPRFRFTVSRAIYKGMLQFICSQYHMDYIVQPLPVDNMALKMVGENEIELTWQPVADPLEPTANAEKYIVYTRIGDGDFDNGVLVDKNAYRTPLPAGMVCSYKVTAVNKGGESFPSEILSAGRAFNEKGTVLVVNGFDRISAPADFVAPVPGDTLLAGFLDDLDHGVPYLKDISYIGKMKEYRRSIPWMDDDASGFGDSYGNYEDKVIAGNTFDYPAIHGAAILKAGYSFISCSDESVENKTMNLNDYKYVDLILGKECQTKMGRDGVKPLEFKTFSQPMQEAITAYCGQGGNIFVSGAYVGTDLWDNRLAPAQESDKKFATEVLKYKWRVGQAATEGKVKCVASPFPALSGNYTYHNELNADSYVVESPDAIEPATKDTYTVMRYSENNLSAGVAYKGDYKTCILGFPFEALRTTAEREALMSAILTFFNEKTDSFKQ; translated from the coding sequence ATGAATGTAAGACTTCATTTTTTGTTCACTTTGCTCACCGCCTCCCTGATCCCCCAGACGGGAGGCGCGCAAGAGCTTCCGACGGATGTCCGCCAGGAAATCGGTAAGTTTCTGGACGCAACCGCACGGAAAGAGGTTTCCGTAGGGCGCATCCGGATTGACTCTGTCGCCATTGAAGAAAATACGTTGCAATTATTCGCTAACATGAACTGTGCATATATTCCTTTCCGGGAAGATAATGTGACAGAGATTTATCAAGGTGTGCAGGCACTGCTTCCGGCAGAGTTTTCAAAATACAACCTGCAAATCCGCACGAATAAGCGTAGCATTGAAGAATTAATCCCCCAAGCACTACGCAGCAAAAAGGACAAAAAAGCCAAAACATTCAATCCTGCCGGGACAAAACCTTTAGTAACGGCCCTTTCTACCCCCTATACCCCTACAAATGGCCTAAAGAACCGTCACATTGCCTTGTGGCAGAGTCACGGCTTCTATTATGAGCCCAAACTGACACGTTGGGAATGGCAACGCGCCCGCATCTTCCAGACGGTGGAGGATTTATATACGCAAAGTTATGTACTGCCTTTCCTGGTTCCCATGTTGGAGAATGCAGGAGCTAATGTGCTGATGCCCCGTGAACGGGATAGCCAAATGGCAGAAGTTGTCGTAGACAATGACGGTTGTCTTCACTCCCGTTCCGTTTATACAGAAAAGATAGGCGATAAGAACTGGATGCAAGGTACCGGTGAAGGTTTCGCCCATCTGCGCGATCAATATATCAATTTCGAGAACCCATTCCGTGAAGGAACTTTCCGCACTGTCGAGACGGTGAAAGGTAAGAAGGAGAAAGAAAGTACTGCCGAATGGATTCCTGAACTCCCCTCAACCGGACAGTACGCCGTTTATGTATCCTATAAATCATTGCCAAACAGTACGGATGATGCCCTTTACACCGTTTATCACAAAGGAGGAGTATCCCAATTCAAAGTGAACCAACAGATGGGTGGCGGCACCTGGATTTATCTGGGTACATTTGGTTTTGATGCCGGAAAAAGCGATGCCGGAAAAGTCGTTTTAAGCAATCGTTCTGAGAAAGCCGGACGTATCGTTACCGCTGATGCCGTAAAAATCGGAGGTGGTATGGGAAATATGGCCCGCCGTATCTCTGATGCAGGTGCCACAGAGAATATTAAAAGTTCTCAAGCTACAGGAGCTACGAGTTACGAGCTACAAGCTACAAGTGCCATGCAGCATGACGGCGCAGCCAACTCGTCACTCGTAGCTCGCAGTTCGTCACTATACGAGATAAGCGGTTATCCCCGTTTCTGCGAGGCAGCACGCTACTGGCTTCAATGGGCAGGTATTCCGGACAGTGTTTATTCCGACAGCCAGGGCAAGAATGACTATACGGATGATTACAAATGTCGCGGTATCTGGGTGAATTACCTTGCCGGTGGTTCTACGGTTAACCCGACAGAACAAGGACTGAATATCCCGGTAGATATGGCTTTCGCCTTCCATTCAGATGCAGGAACTACGCTAAACGATTCCATCATCGGAACACTGGGTATCTACTATACCAACGTTTACAATGAAGAATACGCTAACGGAGCATCCCGCTATCTGGCACACGACATGACAGACCTGATTCAGTCAAATATCGTACGGGATATCCGCAGCCTATACGAACCGGATTGGACACGCCGCGGTATGTGGAACCAATCCTACTACGAAGCACGTGTGCCCCGTGTACCCACTATGTTGCTGGAATTACTTTCTCACCAGAACTTTGCAGACATGCGTTATGGTTTAGATCCACGCTTCCGTTTTACGGTAAGCCGTGCAATCTATAAAGGTATGCTGCAATTCATTTGCTCGCAATACCACATGGACTATATCGTTCAGCCGTTGCCTGTCGACAATATGGCATTGAAAATGGTAGGCGAGAATGAAATAGAACTGACCTGGCAACCTGTGGCCGATCCACTGGAACCAACGGCAAATGCTGAGAAATACATTGTTTATACTCGCATCGGAGATGGCGATTTCGACAATGGCGTGTTGGTAGATAAGAATGCCTATCGCACTCCCCTCCCTGCCGGCATGGTATGCAGTTATAAAGTAACCGCCGTGAACAAGGGTGGAGAAAGTTTCCCGTCCGAAATACTCTCTGCAGGACGCGCTTTCAACGAGAAAGGAACAGTACTCGTAGTAAACGGCTTCGACCGTATCAGTGCTCCGGCAGATTTTGTCGCACCTGTTCCCGGAGATACTTTACTTGCCGGTTTCTTAGATGATCTGGACCACGGCGTACCTTATCTGAAAGATATCAGCTACATCGGTAAGATGAAAGAATACCGTCGTTCCATTCCATGGATGGACGACGATGCTTCCGGCTTCGGCGACAGCTATGGCAATTACGAAGATAAAGTAATCGCCGGAAACACATTCGATTATCCCGCTATTCATGGAGCCGCTATTTTGAAAGCCGGATATTCTTTCATATCTTGCAGCGATGAAAGTGTGGAAAATAAGACAATGAACCTGAACGACTATAAGTATGTAGACCTGATATTGGGTAAAGAGTGTCAGACTAAAATGGGACGTGACGGTGTGAAGCCGTTAGAGTTCAAAACATTCAGCCAGCCTATGCAGGAAGCTATCACCGCATATTGCGGACAAGGCGGAAACATCTTCGTCTCGGGCGCTTATGTAGGAACCGACCTTTGGGACAATCGTCTTGCCCCAGCTCAGGAGTCCGATAAGAAATTTGCAACAGAAGTCCTGAAATATAAGTGGCGCGTGGGGCAGGCAGCTACAGAGGGTAAGGTGAAATGTGTAGCTTCACCGTTCCCCGCCCTTTCAGGCAACTATACATACCATAATGAACTGAATGCAGACAGCTATGTGGTAGAATCACCGGATGCCATCGAACCGGCAACAAAAGACACATACACCGTAATGCGCTATTCGGAAAACAACCTGAGCGCCGGAGTAGCTTATAAAGGCGACTACAAGACCTGTATACTGGGCTTCCCGTTCGAAGCATTACGTACCACCGCTGAAAGAGAAGCGTTGATGAGTGCCATCCTGACATTCTTCAATGAAAAAACAGATTCATTCAAGCAATAA
- a CDS encoding sodium:solute symporter — protein sequence MSPISVIITIAAYFVILFTISYIAGRKADNEGFFVGNRKSAWYVVAFAMIGSSISGVTYVSVPGMVAASSFGYLQMVLGFVAGQFIIAFVLTPLFYRMNLVSIYEYLENRFGMSSYRTGAWFFFISKMLGAAVRLFLVCLTLQLLVFEPFELPFILNVTITVALVWLYTFRGGVKSLIWTDSLKTFCLVVSVVLCISYIASDLNLSLNSMISTIADSDMSRIFFFDDVNSKQYFFKQFFAGAFTMIAMTGLDQDMMQRNLSCKNFKDSQKNMITSVISQFFVILLFLMLGVLLYIFAGNQGIQVEKSDELFPLIATGNYFPAIVGILFIIGLISSAYSAAGSALTALTTSFTVDILGTKGRTEEEIVKIRKRVHIGMAVIMGITIFVFNLLNNTSVIDAVYILASYTYGPILGLFAFGIFMKQQVRDKYIPLVAILSPILCFILQKNSEAWFNGYQFSYELLIFNALLTFIGLCLLIRKDKN from the coding sequence ATGAGCCCGATATCTGTAATCATTACTATTGCCGCTTATTTCGTGATCTTGTTCACTATATCTTATATAGCCGGCAGAAAAGCCGACAATGAAGGTTTTTTTGTTGGTAACCGTAAATCGGCCTGGTATGTTGTGGCATTTGCCATGATTGGATCCAGCATCTCCGGAGTGACGTATGTATCAGTACCGGGTATGGTGGCTGCCAGTAGTTTCGGCTACCTGCAAATGGTATTGGGATTTGTTGCGGGACAGTTCATTATAGCATTCGTATTGACGCCACTGTTCTACCGGATGAACCTGGTATCCATCTATGAATATCTCGAAAATCGCTTTGGTATGTCTTCCTACCGGACAGGCGCATGGTTCTTCTTCATCTCTAAGATGCTGGGAGCCGCGGTACGTTTGTTCCTCGTATGTCTGACACTTCAACTGCTGGTATTCGAACCGTTTGAATTACCATTTATTTTGAATGTGACCATTACCGTAGCATTAGTATGGCTCTATACGTTCCGGGGTGGAGTAAAATCTCTGATCTGGACAGATTCACTCAAAACATTCTGCCTGGTGGTATCCGTAGTTCTCTGCATCAGTTATATTGCTTCCGATCTCAATCTGTCGCTTAACAGTATGATCAGTACAATAGCCGATAGTGACATGTCACGCATCTTCTTCTTTGACGATGTAAACAGTAAACAATATTTCTTCAAACAATTCTTTGCCGGGGCATTCACTATGATCGCCATGACAGGACTGGATCAAGACATGATGCAACGTAACCTCAGCTGCAAGAACTTCAAAGATTCACAGAAAAATATGATTACGAGTGTTATATCACAGTTCTTCGTAATTCTGTTGTTCCTGATGCTGGGAGTATTGCTTTATATCTTCGCTGGTAACCAAGGCATTCAGGTAGAAAAGAGCGATGAACTCTTCCCATTGATAGCCACCGGTAACTACTTTCCTGCAATTGTAGGTATCTTGTTCATCATCGGACTTATTTCTTCGGCTTATTCCGCCGCCGGCTCAGCACTGACAGCTTTAACAACTTCCTTTACAGTGGATATCCTCGGGACAAAAGGCAGGACGGAAGAAGAAATCGTAAAGATACGCAAGCGGGTACATATTGGTATGGCTGTAATTATGGGTATCACGATATTCGTATTCAACCTATTGAATAACACAAGTGTAATCGATGCCGTATATATACTGGCAAGTTATACATACGGCCCCATTCTCGGATTATTCGCATTCGGTATATTCATGAAGCAACAGGTTCGCGACAAATATATCCCATTGGTAGCCATCCTTTCCCCAATCCTTTGCTTCATCCTGCAAAAGAATTCGGAAGCCTGGTTCAATGGATATCAGTTCAGCTACGAACTACTGATATTCAACGCTCTGCTCACGTTTATCGGACTCTGCCTATTGATCAGAAAAGATAAGAACTAA
- a CDS encoding SusD/RagB family nutrient-binding outer membrane lipoprotein, whose translation MNKLFKSIISIIGLSMAFASCVGDFDDMNTDPNNPTPGSVDPKFQLIFIQGRGIPYANQWQQIDQLMISTFCEYSANDGLSASDYNIDARYVDNIWELTYTVLTNANSLIRANESNPVHNNVVQMARIWKAYAMLRLTNCMGDVPYSEAANDIDQPKYDTQKDIYYTIFEELKNAVSKLDESAANNVGSYDLIYGGDATKWKKFANSIRLRMAVRISDVDAAKAKTEAAAAISAGVFSSDADAAFLTQGEDKFAQNPIYYHKGSSVLHMSTAYKRLVEGIGGQTWPTAADREANKNITEVILTAKNAPAVVDPRAPIHFEPAGIIESPATPSMNGNWDGTDPGHVASGVGAAMDNGQFVSDFSKIGPWYYETIDRKYPLFKYSELCFLKAIAIELGLASGDAKTEYEAGVRSSMTELGVPESKIANYLASTSPNYYGTTAKYDDITGTNNTPMDKILTQKYIAQFQECSFETWADHRQFHKPTLMPFASVSSSVFNMNPSDQANNTPNAYIKRIYYPSSEYTVNEANVKEAEKRMGGSNSIQNNLWWDVN comes from the coding sequence ATGAATAAGTTATTTAAATCCATTATAAGCATTATTGGTCTTTCAATGGCCTTCGCGAGCTGTGTAGGCGATTTTGACGATATGAATACCGATCCCAACAACCCGACACCGGGTTCAGTAGATCCTAAGTTCCAGCTGATATTCATACAGGGACGTGGTATTCCGTATGCCAATCAGTGGCAACAGATAGACCAGCTGATGATCAGTACTTTCTGTGAATATTCGGCTAACGACGGACTCTCGGCTTCCGACTATAACATAGACGCACGATATGTGGACAACATTTGGGAGTTGACTTACACCGTGCTTACCAATGCCAATTCATTAATCCGGGCCAATGAGAGCAACCCTGTTCACAATAATGTCGTTCAGATGGCACGTATCTGGAAAGCGTATGCTATGTTGCGTTTAACGAATTGTATGGGAGATGTACCTTACTCTGAAGCTGCCAACGACATCGATCAGCCTAAGTATGACACTCAGAAGGACATATATTATACCATATTCGAAGAATTGAAAAATGCCGTAAGTAAACTGGATGAGTCGGCAGCCAATAATGTGGGTTCTTATGACCTTATTTATGGTGGTGACGCCACCAAATGGAAGAAATTCGCCAACTCTATCCGCCTGCGCATGGCTGTCCGTATCTCCGACGTAGATGCCGCCAAGGCTAAAACAGAAGCCGCAGCCGCCATTTCAGCAGGTGTATTCAGCAGTGACGCTGATGCCGCTTTCCTGACGCAAGGAGAAGATAAATTTGCCCAGAACCCTATTTATTATCATAAAGGTTCTTCGGTGTTGCATATGTCAACGGCTTACAAACGTCTTGTAGAAGGTATCGGTGGACAAACATGGCCTACCGCAGCCGACCGCGAAGCCAATAAGAATATCACCGAAGTTATTCTTACTGCCAAGAATGCTCCTGCAGTTGTCGATCCTCGCGCTCCGATCCACTTTGAACCCGCAGGTATCATCGAAAGCCCTGCAACTCCAAGCATGAACGGTAATTGGGACGGCACAGATCCGGGACACGTAGCTTCGGGTGTAGGTGCTGCAATGGACAATGGACAGTTTGTTAGCGACTTCTCTAAAATCGGTCCCTGGTATTATGAAACAATTGACAGAAAGTATCCTTTATTCAAGTACAGCGAACTGTGCTTCTTGAAAGCTATTGCCATCGAACTTGGCCTTGCAAGTGGGGATGCTAAAACAGAATATGAAGCCGGCGTACGCTCAAGTATGACAGAACTGGGAGTTCCGGAAAGCAAAATCGCAAATTATCTGGCTTCAACTTCTCCAAACTATTATGGAACCACAGCCAAGTATGACGATATTACAGGAACTAACAATACACCTATGGATAAGATTCTTACCCAGAAATACATTGCTCAGTTCCAGGAATGTTCTTTTGAAACTTGGGCAGATCATCGCCAGTTCCACAAACCTACGCTTATGCCATTCGCAAGCGTAAGTTCAAGCGTCTTCAACATGAATCCTTCTGATCAGGCTAATAATACTCCAAACGCTTATATCAAGCGCATCTATTATCCTTCTTCGGAATATACCGTTAACGAAGCTAACGTGAAAGAAGCCGAAAAACGCATGGGTGGAAGCAACAGCATACAAAATAACCTATGGTGGGATGTTAACTAA
- a CDS encoding exo-beta-N-acetylmuramidase NamZ family protein → MKKLLLLIFLLCSTFWCQAQTDRVILGDEQTSEYFPILKDKRIGIFSNHTGMIGDKHLLDVLLENKFNVVAIFSPEHGFRGDADAGEHVSSSVDSKTGVPILSLYEGKDKKPSKASMQKFDILIVDIQDVGLRFYTYYITMCRLMDVCAEYNKKVLLLDRPNPNGHYVDGPILDMKYKSGVGWLPIPIVHGMTLGELALMINGEGWLPGSRKCDLAVIKCKNYTHQTKYQLPIPPSPNLPNMKSIYLYPATCFFEATPVSLGRGTSLPFQVYGHPNMTGYSYSFTPRSIPGAKNPPQLNKLCHGVDLSNMSDEEIWKQGVDLSYVIDAYRNLNLDDHFFRPFFELLVGRDYVRKMIKEGKSADEIKAMWKDDVEKFKVQRKPYLLYEE, encoded by the coding sequence ATGAAGAAACTTCTGCTACTGATCTTTTTATTGTGCAGTACCTTCTGGTGTCAGGCACAAACAGACCGGGTTATTTTGGGTGACGAACAAACTTCCGAGTATTTTCCCATCCTAAAAGATAAACGGATTGGCATTTTCTCTAATCATACAGGAATGATAGGGGATAAACATCTATTGGATGTCCTTTTAGAAAACAAGTTCAATGTAGTTGCCATTTTCTCGCCCGAACATGGTTTCCGTGGAGATGCGGATGCAGGCGAGCATGTATCCAGTTCGGTGGACTCTAAAACAGGGGTGCCAATTCTTTCTCTTTATGAAGGGAAGGATAAAAAGCCAAGTAAGGCTTCGATGCAGAAATTTGATATTCTGATAGTAGATATACAGGACGTAGGATTACGTTTTTACACCTATTACATAACGATGTGCCGGCTAATGGATGTCTGTGCGGAATATAATAAGAAAGTTTTGTTATTAGACCGTCCTAATCCGAATGGGCACTATGTAGATGGACCGATTCTGGATATGAAATATAAATCAGGTGTGGGATGGTTGCCGATTCCTATTGTACACGGAATGACATTAGGGGAACTTGCACTAATGATTAATGGAGAAGGTTGGTTGCCTGGTTCACGCAAATGTGATCTGGCAGTGATCAAATGCAAGAATTATACACATCAGACTAAATATCAGTTGCCAATTCCCCCATCTCCTAACTTACCGAACATGAAGTCGATATATCTGTATCCGGCTACATGCTTTTTCGAGGCAACTCCCGTCAGCTTGGGTAGAGGAACTTCACTCCCATTTCAGGTTTATGGGCATCCCAATATGACCGGATATAGCTACAGTTTCACCCCAAGAAGTATTCCCGGAGCAAAGAATCCGCCGCAGCTGAATAAACTGTGCCATGGAGTAGACCTAAGCAATATGAGTGATGAAGAAATCTGGAAACAAGGTGTAGATTTATCTTATGTCATCGATGCATATCGTAATCTGAATCTGGATGATCATTTCTTCCGTCCATTCTTTGAATTGCTGGTAGGAAGGGATTATGTACGGAAAATGATAAAAGAAGGAAAAAGTGCCGATGAAATTAAAGCTATGTGGAAAGATGACGTTGAGAAATTCAAGGTGCAACGCAAACCATATCTGCTTTACGAAGAATAA